In Chanodichthys erythropterus isolate Z2021 chromosome 18, ASM2448905v1, whole genome shotgun sequence, the following are encoded in one genomic region:
- the erg28 gene encoding ergosterol biosynthetic protein 28 homolog — protein MSRFLNVLRSWLLMVSVIAVGNTVQSFRDYSFLSEKLYTGTPDYVNGLQARTFGIWTLLSSIIRCACAVDIQNRTLYHVTLWTFVLALGHFLSEAFIYKTAPLTIGVMAPLIVASVSIVGMLIGFQCIVEPQEVVGARQKKRN, from the exons ATGAGCCGCTTTCTGAATGTGTTGAGGAGTTGGCTGCTCATGGTGTCTGTGATCGCAGTGGGAAACACAGTGCAGAGCTTCAGAGATTACAGCTTCCTGTCCGAGAAACTCTACACCGGCACACCGGATTATG TAAACGGTCTTCAGGCGAGAACCTTTGGCATATGGACCCTCCTGTCCTCCATCATCCGCTGCGCCTGTGCCGTTGACATTCAGAACCGAAC GCTTTATCACGTCACCCTGTGGACATTTGTTCTGGCTCTCGGCCACTTCTTGTCTGAAGCATTTATCTATAAAACTGCTCCTTTGACCATTGGAGTCATGGCACCGCTGATTGTAGCAA GTGTCTCTATCGTGGGCATGTTGATTGGCTTCCAGTGTATCGTTGAGCCTCAGGAAGTGGTGGGAGCTCGTCAGAAGAAGAGGAACTGA